A single region of the bacterium genome encodes:
- a CDS encoding cupin domain-containing protein, producing EEEPYRGGGASEGSCRKVLIGPREGAQHFAIRYFEIPPRGQTSFEHHHHDQGVVILRGRARVLLGWEMHEVAAGDAIYIPSDEQHQFENLADEPLGFLCVIPSKEWLERIRILRD from the coding sequence GGAGGAGGAACCGTATCGGGGAGGCGGGGCGAGCGAAGGGAGTTGCCGCAAGGTGCTCATTGGGCCGAGGGAAGGGGCCCAGCACTTTGCCATTCGGTATTTCGAGATTCCGCCCCGCGGGCAGACATCGTTCGAGCATCATCACCACGATCAGGGCGTGGTCATCCTCAGGGGCCGAGCCAGGGTCCTCCTGGGATGGGAGATGCATGAGGTGGCGGCAGGGGATGCCATCTATATCCCCTCAGATGAGCAGCACCAGTTTGAGAACCTCGCCGATGAGCCTCTCGGGTTTCTCTGTGTGATCCCCTCCAAGGAGTGGCTCGAGAGGATCCGCATCCTTCGAGACTAG